One Thermococcus sp. JdF3 genomic window carries:
- a CDS encoding DUF460 domain-containing protein, translating to MRVRPILILGIDVISENPKKFAVVSWFNGRLERKGEFTLYRLIRFIQSKRPEMVAVDSVTELGEDLRKFLRALPSGTKLVQVTGRPGEQRSLQSLAKEHGIRAGDRFDPYEEARLSALLASRGVGYEVLAFEDEVIIKVTRGRSHGKGGWSQDRYRKRVHNLVRDKVREIEDRLRRAEIPFDLETEERDYGLARGEFRVYAAREELAGLIRPARGGDVEVRIYPVERAELGFAPLKGEEAIRERRSIIVGIDPGITVGIAAIDLNGRIVALHSQRNMPIGEVFRFISEVGHPVIVATDVSPAPGFVEKIARSFKANLFVPRESLRVQDKNELLRDLGITVEDDHQRDALAAAYKAYLRLKPKLEHVDARLREAGLTKKSDEVKALVIQGYNLGEAMQRVTLRERPREEEEHEEGPSVDVRPYHRKIRELKGRIELLERENEELRGIIREQRRTIERLERRIADYDEEVRRKVLRERELEAKVKRIEVLEKQLKEAKAVIERLSRDLVQVKRMNVVEIRGSAIPLKVMEVLSWRELERIERDIGIRRGDVLFVVNPAGAGKAIAEELVGKGIRALITEKPVPEPVAEVLREAHVPFFTSEELDVKRVDEFAVVERETLERAIDGLLEKWRLEDEKREAEKVLRLLEEYRLERKKELKRKAEEEARAERKT from the coding sequence ATGAGGGTGAGGCCTATTCTAATCCTCGGCATTGATGTGATAAGTGAGAATCCGAAGAAGTTCGCGGTGGTGAGCTGGTTCAACGGCAGGCTGGAGAGAAAGGGTGAGTTCACACTCTACAGGCTGATCCGGTTCATCCAGTCGAAGCGGCCCGAGATGGTCGCCGTTGACAGCGTCACCGAGCTGGGTGAGGACTTGAGGAAGTTCCTCCGCGCCCTTCCATCCGGAACGAAGCTCGTCCAGGTGACCGGAAGGCCGGGTGAGCAGCGCTCCCTCCAGAGCCTCGCGAAGGAGCACGGCATAAGGGCAGGAGACCGCTTCGACCCCTACGAGGAGGCCAGGCTCTCCGCACTCCTTGCGAGCAGGGGGGTCGGCTACGAGGTTCTCGCCTTCGAGGACGAGGTTATAATCAAGGTCACCCGGGGAAGGAGCCACGGCAAAGGTGGCTGGAGCCAGGACCGCTACAGAAAGCGCGTTCACAACCTCGTCAGGGATAAGGTGAGGGAGATAGAGGACAGGCTCAGAAGGGCGGAGATACCCTTCGACCTCGAAACGGAGGAGCGGGACTACGGCCTGGCCAGGGGGGAGTTCCGAGTCTACGCGGCCAGGGAGGAGCTGGCGGGGCTGATAAGACCCGCGCGCGGCGGGGACGTTGAGGTTCGAATCTACCCGGTTGAGAGGGCCGAGCTCGGCTTCGCTCCGCTGAAGGGTGAGGAGGCGATACGGGAGAGGAGGAGCATCATAGTCGGCATAGACCCGGGGATAACTGTCGGTATAGCGGCTATAGACCTGAACGGGAGGATAGTGGCCCTCCACAGCCAGAGAAACATGCCCATCGGCGAGGTCTTTCGCTTCATCAGCGAGGTCGGTCACCCGGTCATAGTGGCCACCGACGTCTCCCCCGCCCCGGGCTTCGTGGAGAAGATAGCACGCTCCTTCAAGGCAAACCTGTTCGTTCCCAGGGAGAGCCTCCGCGTTCAGGACAAGAACGAACTGCTGAGGGACCTCGGAATAACCGTTGAGGATGACCACCAGCGCGATGCTCTGGCCGCCGCCTACAAGGCCTACCTCCGGCTGAAGCCGAAGCTGGAACACGTGGATGCCAGGCTGCGGGAGGCCGGCCTGACAAAGAAGTCCGACGAGGTAAAGGCCCTCGTTATACAAGGTTACAACCTCGGGGAGGCGATGCAGAGGGTGACCTTAAGGGAGAGGCCGAGGGAGGAGGAAGAGCACGAAGAGGGGCCGAGTGTTGACGTGAGGCCCTACCACCGAAAAATCCGCGAGCTGAAGGGGAGGATAGAGCTGCTCGAGCGGGAGAACGAGGAGCTTCGCGGGATAATCAGGGAGCAGAGGAGAACCATCGAGAGGCTCGAGAGGCGCATAGCTGACTACGACGAGGAGGTGAGGAGGAAGGTACTCCGCGAGAGGGAGCTTGAGGCGAAGGTTAAGCGCATAGAGGTGTTGGAAAAGCAGCTTAAGGAAGCCAAGGCGGTCATAGAGCGTCTGAGCAGGGACCTGGTCCAGGTCAAGCGCATGAACGTGGTTGAAATCCGCGGCAGTGCGATCCCGCTCAAGGTTATGGAGGTTCTGAGCTGGCGCGAGCTTGAGAGGATAGAGCGCGACATCGGGATCAGGCGCGGGGATGTACTCTTCGTGGTGAACCCGGCTGGGGCGGGGAAGGCGATCGCAGAGGAGCTGGTCGGGAAGGGCATCCGGGCCCTCATAACGGAGAAACCGGTTCCGGAGCCGGTGGCGGAGGTGCTCCGCGAGGCCCACGTGCCCTTCTTCACCTCGGAGGAGCTTGACGTCAAGCGCGTCGATGAGTTCGCGGTTGTGGAGCGCGAGACCCTGGAGAGGGCCATTGATGGGCTTCTGGAGAAGTGGAGGCTGGAGGACGAGAAAAGAGAGGCGGAAAAGGTTCT